A genomic window from Sebastes fasciatus isolate fSebFas1 chromosome 7, fSebFas1.pri, whole genome shotgun sequence includes:
- the LOC141771713 gene encoding rho guanine nucleotide exchange factor 26-like, translated as MDIGNDVDLSNKNITPLWKRRTDGCKKAQDSSKPKPRPFSYHTNGVMTTDFPVVEDKRCSFTLSQPAERLVVAPPSWGKNTVVLKHILHKPSKKSRVVRSISIGHLSNGLFSLSKFRSEDNRSASLDNRVRNGDNGKNGNGMAVWQERRLQDPQKRMSSPFGSRKEQIAFGRSSPSTEALNSSPVLSPHTPNNNNYNHHELSSHSSASSPSPPARRTPTPSHSSTSSIPSLSSLTSSDPPTPRSMSPADRGQVPLRPSSFSPASSQDARHASSCSSMSSTSPSPSLSPSISPSILLSTHSPVALKMGTQQLIPKGLASDIRQSKAAPPSEPQGQGLAGLLGLDHSKRALKTLSMVETGAFFSTGGSHGEATDGESESPGTLTRGLRSTSYRRAVVSGVDLEVPSVDPKAHRLSQPVIRWLDEEKLASPVGPASPGTVSLTSPGTVKPASPGTPKLASPGTPKLASPGTPKLASPGTPKLASPGTPKLASPGTPKLASPGTPKLTSPGTPKRASPVFAKLTSPVLPKLASPRISKPASPGKEKPTSTGKKKIPDKRKVLTSQRTFDSEEEELYQNYQEKALHNDSDEDADSKEPKPDSGIVVQYRPIRTSWSQLSVVKKSGLSDRMSQEERKRQEAIFEVISSEHSYLHSLEILIRMFKNSAELRESITKTEHHHLFSNITDVSEASKKFFKELEERHQQNIVIDDISDIMDKHSQSNFDPFVTYCSNEVYQQRTLQRLVSKNPIFKEVLTRIESHPDCRNLPMISFLILPMQRITRLPLLMDTICQKTPKDSAQYEECKRALQAVSKVVRKCNEGARRMERTEMMYTINSQLEFKIKPFPLVSSSRWMVKRGELTAFVEDNGIFLKRTARQQVYFFLFNDVFIVTRKKSEDSYAVIDYALRDQIWVGSCQPEDLALSPVRSTASMLSSRQAGANHLFRLRFRSNHSGEKVPMILGTELLNERARWISALGQNVNNNKSQDRTNVMQVEVIRTYTAKQPDELSLQVADVVLVSQTVEDGWYEGERLRDGERGWFLAECAQPITCQATIERNMQRMDRLQGLETNV; from the exons ATGGATATCGGCAACGATGTGGATCTGTCCAATAAAAACATCACCCCGTTGTGGAAACGCCGCACGGACGGTTGTAAAAAAGCCCAGGACTCGAGCAAACCCAAACCGCGACCCTTCAGTTACCACACCAACGGGGTCATGACGACGGACTTCCCCGTCGTGGAAGACAAAAGGTGCTCCTTCACCTTGAGCCAGCCCGCTGAGAGGCTGGTGGTTGCGCCCCCGAGTTGGGGCAAGAACACCGTGGTGTTGAAGCACATTCTGCACAAACCCTCCAAGAAGTCCCGAGTTGTCCGGAGTATCAGCATCGGACACCTCTCCAACGGACTCTTCTCGCTGTCCAAATTTAGGTCTGAGGACAACAGATCCGCCTCGCTGGACAACAGAGTGCGTAATGGAGACAATGGGAAAAACGGTAATGGTATGGCGGTATGGCAGGAAAGGCGTCTCCAGGACCCTCAGAAACGCATGTCCAGCCCGTTCGGCTCGCGGAAAGAGCAGATAGCATTTGGGAGGAGTTCACCCTCAACTGAAGCTCTTAACTCTTCTCCTGTCCTGTCTCCACACAcccccaacaacaacaactacaatcACCATGAACTGTCCTCCCATTCGTCCGCATCCAGCCCCTCTCCTCCAGCCCGGCGTACCCCCACTCCCTCCCACAGCTCCACCTCCAGCATCCCCTCCCTTTCTTCCCTCACCTCCTCAGACCCCCCAACCCCACGTTCCATGTCGCCAGCAGACAGAGGACAAGTGCCCCTTAGACCATCCTCGTTCTCGCCCGCCTCCTCACAGGACGCCAGGCATGCCTCTTCCTGTTCTTCCATGtcctccacctccccctctccctcacTTTCCCCATcaatctctccctccatcctacTCAGCACCCACAGCCCCGTCGCCCTGAAGATGGGCACCCAGCAGCTCATCCCCAAGGGCTTAGCGTCCGACATCCGACAGAGCAAAGCGGCGCCTCCTTCTGAGCCGCAAGGACAAGGTTTGGCAGGGCTGCTAGGGTTGGATCATTCCAAGCGAGCGTTGAAAACCCTCAGCATGGTAGAAACGGGGGCCTTCTTTTCTACAGGAGGGAGCCACGGTGAGGCGACGGATGGGGAAAGTGAGAGCCCTGGGACACTAACAAGAGGCCTGAGGAGTACGTCCTACAGGAGGGCAGTTGTTAGTGGAGTAGACTTGGAGGTCCCATCGGTAGATCCCAAGGCCCATCGTTTGTCCCAGCCGGTCATCAGATGGCTagatgaggaaaaactagctTCACCAGTCGGCCCTGCAAGTCCTGGTACTGTAAGTCTTACCAGCCCTGGAACTGTCAAGCCTGCCAGCCCTGGGACACCCAAACTCGCCAGCCCTGGGACACCCAAACTCGCCAGCCCTGGGACACCAAAACTCGCCAGCCCTGGGACACCAAAACTTGCCAGCCCTGGGACACCAAAACTCGCCAGCCCTGGGACACCAAAACTTGCCAGCCCTGGGACACCCAAACTTACCAGCCCTGGGACACCAAAACGTGCCAGCCCTGTGTTCGCCAAACTCACCAGCCCTGTGTTACCCAAACTTGCCAGCCCCAGGATTTCAAAGCCTGCTAGCCCTGGGAAAGAAAAGCCTACCAGCACTGGGAAGAAAAAG attCCAGATAAGAGGAAAGTTTTGACCAGTCAGCGGACATTTGACAGCGAGG AGGAGGAGCTGTACCAGAACTACCAGGAGAAGGCGTTGCATAATGACTCGGATGAGGATGCCGATTCCAAAGAACCCAAACCCGATAGCGGCATCGTGGTGCAGTACAGACCCATACGCACCTCCTGGAGCCAGCTCAGTGTG gTCAAGAAAAGTGGTCTTTCTGACCGGATGAGTCAGGAGGAACGCAAAAGACAAGAG GCCATTTTTGAGGTGATCTCATCAGAGCACTCCTACCTCCACAGTCTGGAGATCCTGATCCGCATGTTCAAGAACTCTGCAGAGCTCAGAGAGTCCATTACCAAGACCGAACACCACCACCTCTTCTCCAACATCACCGACGTCTCCGAGGCTAGCAAAAA GTTCTTTAAGGAACTGGAGGAAAGGCACCAGCAGAACATCGTGATCGACGACATCAGCGACATCATGGACAAGCACTCTCAGTCCAACTTCGATCCCTTCGTGACGTACTGCTCCAACGAGGTCTACCAGCAGAGGACCCTGCAGAGGCTGGT CTCCAAGAATCCCATTTTTAAGGAGGTGCTGACCCGGATAGAGAGCCACCCAGACTGCAGGAACCTCCCAATGATCTCCTTCCTTATCCTACCCATGCAGAGGATCACTCGCCTGCCTCTGCTCATGGAT ACAATTTGTCAGAAGACACCTAAAGACTCGGCACAATATGAAGAGTGCAAGAGGGCTTTACAAGCAGTCAGCAAG GTGGTGAGAAAGTGTAATGAAGGAGCTCGCAGAATGGAGAGAACAGAGATGATGTACACCATCAACTCTCAGCTGGAGTTCAAGATCAAG cCATTCCCCCTGGTCTCGTCCTCCAGGTGGATGGTAAAAAGAGGAGAGCTGACCGCGTTTGTGGAGGACAACGGCATCTTCCTCAAGCGGACGGCGCGGCAACAGGTCTATTTCTTCCTCTTCAACGACGTCTTCATTGTCACCAGGAAGAAGAG CGAGGACAGCTACGCCGTGATCGACTACGCTCTGAGGGACCAGATCTGGGTGGGTTCCTGCCAGCCAGAGGACCTCGCCCTGTCGCCGGTCAGGAGCACCGCCAGCATGCTGAGCTCGCGGCAAGCCGGCGCCAACCACCTTTTCCGTCTGCGCTTCCGCAGCAACCACTCCGGTGAAAAGGTGCCCATGATCCTGGGGACGGAGCTGCT GAACGAGCGTGCTCGATGGATCAGCGCTCTCGGCCAGaatgtcaacaacaacaagagtCAGGACAGAACCA ATGTCATGCAGGTGGAGGTGATCAGAACTTACACAGCCAAGCAGCCGGATGAGTTGTCCCTGCAGGTGGCTGATGTGGTGCTGGTCTCGCAGACTGTAGAAGACG GCTGGTATGAAGGCGAGCGGCTGCGTGACGGAGAACGGGGGTGGTTCCTCGCCGAGTGCGCCCAGCCAATCACGTGCCAGGCCACCATCGAGCGCAACATGCAGAGGATGGACCGCCTGCAGGGGTTGGAGACGAACGTGTGA